A portion of the Carcharodon carcharias isolate sCarCar2 chromosome 18, sCarCar2.pri, whole genome shotgun sequence genome contains these proteins:
- the LOC121290371 gene encoding BCLAF1 and THRAP3 family member 3-like isoform X2: MVRSRSRSPRWKHRSISPTYGRSQEYHVERPLHQSYSGELREFGQSSGRPVQWRSQREKWTETVSVESRSGEAQYGAVHHKVFEYGHPSPNARRVESEYTTTTGRNFYLQEREGNQTYPLPSRFLEDNPYNDHDERPSDSSEWHDQRHHSHNERHHEHDQWHNDLDDRHYHQNVEIPTCGRLYNEKPKSFGGDPQIDSYEEPVITTYGSPEKWHDSEGFRSHGLHEERHSGSSRSPGRRAEEFLDRSSYQKRYPEEDEVRGYREATGRGWVPGKHEVIEHERDLKWRGEKFPHNRKSYPNASHSESESMRVKDIPRERYSNSDRYEEYVQVKSGFAHSQKYPEMQSSSEHHQIFSSGKQQGYSSKDKEFTTSSSSNKEVSRFHSNSRKSGTDVNRTEGRHSGSAKYSVPEHYSSRFRHVNKKEVSPRSTTSVTRGRAERGKEFRNRPEFSKDRRDDTHKRSSHRSCHVETSRHGTNNERDRTTESLTIKLDMKKSVNKCRPTSSHASERLMSRDLVSVGKKRDEFHHVFEHMGSSFKANPNISSGEFAQEIITLVHQIKEDHFKSSDLTLHDRFTKLQNVQSPEREEEKDLGPEIHRRIDMSLADLHSRERKPVGRKTSTWVAVNPDDLRHDIERRRKERLQDKYEKPHQTVEPRFLSHRSERPEKSRSLSRVKAARNPRFKEPSFGLMEHQEKLRRETTARKAIASTKRKIGETLEPRRFQRSIKHFVKEYSSSGRKRGLTLESKYRRIYGVGFGRTNHRIFTKHLREGMARKRRAERELPSSTTDK, encoded by the exons ATGGTTCGATCAAGATCAAGATCCCCACGTTGGAAGCATAG GTCAATCTCACCAACCTATGGAAGAAGCCAGGAATACCATGTTGAGAGACCACTGCATCAGTCCTATAGTGGCGAGCTAAGAGAATTTGGTCAAAGCTCAGGAAGACCTGTACAGTGGAGGAGTCAACGGGAGAAATGGACTGAAACTGTAAGTGTAGAATCAAGATCAGGAGAAGCCCAGTATGGTGCTGTTCATCATAAAGTTTTTGAGTATGGGCATCCTTCCCCAAATGCAAGAAGAGTGGAATCAGAATATACAACTACAACTGGAAGAAACTTTTACCTACAAGAAAGAGAAGGAAACCAAACCTACCCACTTCCTTCAAGATTTCTTGAAGACAATCCATACAATGATCATGATGAACGACCTTCTGACAGCAGTGAATGGCATGATCAACGGCACCATTCTCACAATGAACGGCACCATGAGCACGATCAGTGGCACAATGACCTTGACGACCGGCACTACCATCAGAATGTGGAAATCCCAACTTGTGGCAGATTGTATAATGAAAAGCCCAAGAGCTTCGGAGGTGATCCACAAATAGATTCATACGAGGAACCAGTGATTACTACTTATGGCTCCCCAGAAAAGTGGCATGACTCAGAAGGCTTTCGAAGTCATGGTTTACATGAGGAAAGGCATTCAGGTTCTTCACGTTCTCCTGGAAGACGGGCTGAAGAGTTTCTGGATAGGAGCTCCTACCAGAAGAG GTATCCTGAGGAGGATGAAGTCAGAGGGTACAGAGAAGCAACTGGAAGAGGCTGGGTACCTGGAAAGCATGAGGTGATAGAACACGAACGAGATTTAAAATGGAGGGGGGAGAAATTCCCTCATAATAGGAAAAGCTACCCCAATGCATCACACAGTGAATCAGAAAGCATGCGTGTTAAAGATATACCCAGAGAACGGTATAGTAACAGTGACCGCTATGAAGAGTATGTGCAGGTAAAGAGTGGGTTTGCACATTCACAAAAGTATCCTGAGATGCAGTCCTCTTCTGAGCATCACCAGATATTTTCCAGTGGAAAACAGCAAGGATATTCGAGCAAAGATAAAGAGTTTACCACCAGCAGCTCAAGTAATAAAGAGGTGAGTCGTTTTCACAGTAACAGTAGGAAGTCAGGTACTGATGTGAACAGAACAGAGGGGCGCCACTCTGGGTCAGCAAAATATTCTGTCCCTGAGCATTACTCTAGCAGGTTTCGGCATGTAAACAAGAAGGAAGTAAGCCCAAGATCTACAACTTCAGTAACAAGAGGACGTGCGGAAAGAGGAAAGGAATTCCGAAACCGCCCTGAGTTTTCTAAAGACCGACGTGATGACACTCATAAGCGATCAAGCCACAGATCTTGTCATGTGGAAACTTCACGACATGGTACTAACAATGAGCGAGACAGAACAACGGAATCCCTTACAATCAAACTAGATATGAAGAAATCTGTGAACAAGTGCAG GCCGACATCAAGCCATGCTTCAGAGAGACTAATGTCTCGGGATTTGGTTAGTGTTGGCAAGAAACGGGATGAGTTCCATCATGTGTTTGAGCATATGGGTTCATCATTCAAGGCTAACCCGAACATCTCATCAGGAGAATTTGCCCAGGAGATAATCACTTTGGTGCACCAGATTAAAG AAGACCATTTTAAGTCTTCAGATCTAACATTGCATGATCGCTTTACAAAGTTGCAAAATGTACAGAGCCCAGAAAGAGAAGAGGAAAAAGATTTGGGCCCTGAGATACACAG ACGGATTGACATGTCATTGGCAGACTTACACAGCCGCGAAAGAAAACCTGTTGGCAGAAAG ACAAGCACGTGGGTTGCTGTAAATCCAGATGATCTCCGTCATGACATAGAaaggagaaggaaagaaagattacAGGACAAGTATGAGAAGCCCCATCAAACTGTGGAGCCTAGGTTTCTTTCTCACAG ATCAGAGAGGCCCGAAAAGTCTCGTTCACTCAGTCGAGTGAAAGCAGCAAGAAATCCACGTTTTAAAGAGCCATCATTTGGACTTATGGAGCATCAG GAAAAGCTGCGCAGGGAGACTACTGCGAGAAAGGCGATTGCATCGACAAAAAGAAAAATAGGAGAGACCTTAGAGCCTAGACGTTTTCAAAGATCTATCAAG cattttgtgaAAGAGTATTCATCTTCTGGGCGAAAGAGAGGTTTGACACTTGAATCCAAGTACCGGCGTATATATGGAGTTGGTTTTGGACGTACTAATCACAGGATATTCACCAAACACTTGAGAGAAGGGATGGCAAGGAAAAGGAGAGCTGAAAGA GAATTACCCAGCAGCACCACAGACAAGTAA
- the LOC121290371 gene encoding BCLAF1 and THRAP3 family member 3-like isoform X1 — protein sequence MNADLRKEIVGEETKSLVEEVDLKVGLNGGWNCRVFSLGGCQWCGEGNMNVKITRVRRAQSSWKVLRSISPTYGRSQEYHVERPLHQSYSGELREFGQSSGRPVQWRSQREKWTETVSVESRSGEAQYGAVHHKVFEYGHPSPNARRVESEYTTTTGRNFYLQEREGNQTYPLPSRFLEDNPYNDHDERPSDSSEWHDQRHHSHNERHHEHDQWHNDLDDRHYHQNVEIPTCGRLYNEKPKSFGGDPQIDSYEEPVITTYGSPEKWHDSEGFRSHGLHEERHSGSSRSPGRRAEEFLDRSSYQKRYPEEDEVRGYREATGRGWVPGKHEVIEHERDLKWRGEKFPHNRKSYPNASHSESESMRVKDIPRERYSNSDRYEEYVQVKSGFAHSQKYPEMQSSSEHHQIFSSGKQQGYSSKDKEFTTSSSSNKEVSRFHSNSRKSGTDVNRTEGRHSGSAKYSVPEHYSSRFRHVNKKEVSPRSTTSVTRGRAERGKEFRNRPEFSKDRRDDTHKRSSHRSCHVETSRHGTNNERDRTTESLTIKLDMKKSVNKCRPTSSHASERLMSRDLVSVGKKRDEFHHVFEHMGSSFKANPNISSGEFAQEIITLVHQIKEDHFKSSDLTLHDRFTKLQNVQSPEREEEKDLGPEIHRRIDMSLADLHSRERKPVGRKTSTWVAVNPDDLRHDIERRRKERLQDKYEKPHQTVEPRFLSHRSERPEKSRSLSRVKAARNPRFKEPSFGLMEHQEKLRRETTARKAIASTKRKIGETLEPRRFQRSIKHFVKEYSSSGRKRGLTLESKYRRIYGVGFGRTNHRIFTKHLREGMARKRRAERELPSSTTDK from the exons ATGAATGCTGATCTAAGGAAGGAAATAGTTGGAGAGGAGACCAAAAGCCTGGTTGAAGAGGTGGATCTTAAAGTTGGTCTTAATGGAGGTTGGAATTGCAGAGTGTTCAGCCTGGGTGGCTGCCAATGGTGTGGTGAAGGAAATATGAATGTAAAAATAACCAGAGTCAGACGAGCACAGAGTTCATGGAAGGTTTTAAG GTCAATCTCACCAACCTATGGAAGAAGCCAGGAATACCATGTTGAGAGACCACTGCATCAGTCCTATAGTGGCGAGCTAAGAGAATTTGGTCAAAGCTCAGGAAGACCTGTACAGTGGAGGAGTCAACGGGAGAAATGGACTGAAACTGTAAGTGTAGAATCAAGATCAGGAGAAGCCCAGTATGGTGCTGTTCATCATAAAGTTTTTGAGTATGGGCATCCTTCCCCAAATGCAAGAAGAGTGGAATCAGAATATACAACTACAACTGGAAGAAACTTTTACCTACAAGAAAGAGAAGGAAACCAAACCTACCCACTTCCTTCAAGATTTCTTGAAGACAATCCATACAATGATCATGATGAACGACCTTCTGACAGCAGTGAATGGCATGATCAACGGCACCATTCTCACAATGAACGGCACCATGAGCACGATCAGTGGCACAATGACCTTGACGACCGGCACTACCATCAGAATGTGGAAATCCCAACTTGTGGCAGATTGTATAATGAAAAGCCCAAGAGCTTCGGAGGTGATCCACAAATAGATTCATACGAGGAACCAGTGATTACTACTTATGGCTCCCCAGAAAAGTGGCATGACTCAGAAGGCTTTCGAAGTCATGGTTTACATGAGGAAAGGCATTCAGGTTCTTCACGTTCTCCTGGAAGACGGGCTGAAGAGTTTCTGGATAGGAGCTCCTACCAGAAGAG GTATCCTGAGGAGGATGAAGTCAGAGGGTACAGAGAAGCAACTGGAAGAGGCTGGGTACCTGGAAAGCATGAGGTGATAGAACACGAACGAGATTTAAAATGGAGGGGGGAGAAATTCCCTCATAATAGGAAAAGCTACCCCAATGCATCACACAGTGAATCAGAAAGCATGCGTGTTAAAGATATACCCAGAGAACGGTATAGTAACAGTGACCGCTATGAAGAGTATGTGCAGGTAAAGAGTGGGTTTGCACATTCACAAAAGTATCCTGAGATGCAGTCCTCTTCTGAGCATCACCAGATATTTTCCAGTGGAAAACAGCAAGGATATTCGAGCAAAGATAAAGAGTTTACCACCAGCAGCTCAAGTAATAAAGAGGTGAGTCGTTTTCACAGTAACAGTAGGAAGTCAGGTACTGATGTGAACAGAACAGAGGGGCGCCACTCTGGGTCAGCAAAATATTCTGTCCCTGAGCATTACTCTAGCAGGTTTCGGCATGTAAACAAGAAGGAAGTAAGCCCAAGATCTACAACTTCAGTAACAAGAGGACGTGCGGAAAGAGGAAAGGAATTCCGAAACCGCCCTGAGTTTTCTAAAGACCGACGTGATGACACTCATAAGCGATCAAGCCACAGATCTTGTCATGTGGAAACTTCACGACATGGTACTAACAATGAGCGAGACAGAACAACGGAATCCCTTACAATCAAACTAGATATGAAGAAATCTGTGAACAAGTGCAG GCCGACATCAAGCCATGCTTCAGAGAGACTAATGTCTCGGGATTTGGTTAGTGTTGGCAAGAAACGGGATGAGTTCCATCATGTGTTTGAGCATATGGGTTCATCATTCAAGGCTAACCCGAACATCTCATCAGGAGAATTTGCCCAGGAGATAATCACTTTGGTGCACCAGATTAAAG AAGACCATTTTAAGTCTTCAGATCTAACATTGCATGATCGCTTTACAAAGTTGCAAAATGTACAGAGCCCAGAAAGAGAAGAGGAAAAAGATTTGGGCCCTGAGATACACAG ACGGATTGACATGTCATTGGCAGACTTACACAGCCGCGAAAGAAAACCTGTTGGCAGAAAG ACAAGCACGTGGGTTGCTGTAAATCCAGATGATCTCCGTCATGACATAGAaaggagaaggaaagaaagattacAGGACAAGTATGAGAAGCCCCATCAAACTGTGGAGCCTAGGTTTCTTTCTCACAG ATCAGAGAGGCCCGAAAAGTCTCGTTCACTCAGTCGAGTGAAAGCAGCAAGAAATCCACGTTTTAAAGAGCCATCATTTGGACTTATGGAGCATCAG GAAAAGCTGCGCAGGGAGACTACTGCGAGAAAGGCGATTGCATCGACAAAAAGAAAAATAGGAGAGACCTTAGAGCCTAGACGTTTTCAAAGATCTATCAAG cattttgtgaAAGAGTATTCATCTTCTGGGCGAAAGAGAGGTTTGACACTTGAATCCAAGTACCGGCGTATATATGGAGTTGGTTTTGGACGTACTAATCACAGGATATTCACCAAACACTTGAGAGAAGGGATGGCAAGGAAAAGGAGAGCTGAAAGA GAATTACCCAGCAGCACCACAGACAAGTAA